The sequence ATATTCCCCACTGCTGCCTCCCGTAGGAGTCTGGACCGTGTCTCAGTTCCAGTGTGGCTGATCATCCTCTCAGACCAGCTAGGGATCGTCGCCTTGGTGAGCCATTACCTCACCAACTAGCTAATCCCACCTGGGCATATCCTGAAGCGAGAGGCCCGAAGGTCCCCCTCTTTGGTCCGTAGACGTTATGCGGTATTAGCTATCGTTTCCAATAGTTATCCCCCACATCAGGGCAATTTCCCAGGCATTACTCACCCGTCCGCCGCTCGACGCCCAACAAATCACCCGAAGGGTCAATGTTGTCGTTTCCGCTCGACTTGCATGTGTTAGGCCTGCCGCCAGCGTTCAATCTGAGCCATGATCAAACTCTTCAATTAAAGTTTTTTTGTTCCTAAGAACGGCTCAATGAATACTGACTTCAAAACTGTTCCTTACTCGAAAGTAAGAAGTAATTTTAAAGCTATTATCGTTCCAACAGAACGATAATGAATTGACTGTGCTCGATACCGAAGTATCAAATTGGTCACTCAGTTCATTGATAAATCTTTTCGATTATCATCAACGAGTGCCCACACAGATTGATAGGTTTAAATTGTTAAAGAGCACACTATTGAGGCTTGCCTCTCAAGTGGACGGCTATTCTAGCTTTTTGAATCTCAGTGTCAAACACTTTTTTGAATTTATTTTCTAAGAGAAGTTAAACTCAAATGATTCAGCAATTTAGCCTACTGAAACACTGCGAAGCGTTGTCGCTGTTGCCGTGTCAGTGGGGCGCATTATAGAGATCTGCGTCACGTTGGCAAGAGGTTTTTTAAAGATTTATTTCAAATGACTATAAAATAAACAATCCGCCACAACTTGACGAAATTAGACACTATTAGAGGATAAAATTGGAAAAATTATTGTGGCATGCGTAATATCTATGTGTCTGTTTTGTTAATGAATTTCACACCCATCAATTCACCCATATATAGTGATAAAAGAATTATGAACTCAAACAAATCTTTATTGATTGTCTTCATCCTTGCAATAGCTGGCTCAGCACTTGTGTCCTTCCTATCTATCGACTCTAGTATTGCTTTCGGTATAGGTGTCGTAGTAACTGCGTTAATCTTGTGGCAGAAGCCTGCTTCAAGTACCACTTCTAAACCTACCTCTTCTGCGCAGGTAACAACGACGACTAATACTGAAAATACTACTTTATACGTTGGCAACCTTTCTTATAAAGCGAGCGAATCTCACGTAAAGGAGCTTTTTGAGGAATACGGCACTGTTTATAGTGTTCGTTTGATGAAAGACAAACGAACAGGAAAGCGCCGTGGATTTGGTTTTGTTGAAGTTGGGCATGATGATGCCGACTCAATGATCGCTAAGCTCAATGAATATGAGTACATGCAAAGAACGATCAAAGTTCGTATTGCCAATGAACCTAAGCATCCTTCAGAGGCTGAATCTTAATCTCTGAAAACCCTAACTCAGTAAATGATAATTGTAGCGCCGACTTGTGATGAGGTTCGGTGCTGCAATACACATCATAGCTTACTTCATTTCTACTACCGGAAAGGCAACGATCTTGTAGTAGAAATTCAACTCTTCTTGATATTGCATCTCCAGAATCGATAAGTACTACCCCCTCTCCCAATACTTGGTATATCTCATCTCTTAATAGAGGGAAATGTGTACAGCCAAGTACAGCAACATCGACTGAGCCTTTTAAGGGTCGTAGCACTTTTTCTAAACTATCGAGATCTACCGGCACACCACGCAGCTTTTGCTCAGCCATATCGACTAATTTTGTTGTGCCTAACATGACGACATCTTTACCATAAGCAAAATGTCGAATCAGTTCATGCGTATACTCTCGGGTCACTGTTGCTGGCGTTGCAATAAGACCCACACCTTTGCTTGATCTTTGAGATGCGGGTTTGATTGCAGGAACCACTCCAACAATAGGAATAGTGATTTTTTCTCTTAACTTGGTTAAAACTATGGTGCTTGCGGTATTGCACGCAATCACAACCAAAGCAATGTTTTGGGTTTCTACAAAGTGCTTCACATAGGATTCGACACGTCGTATCAATTGATTGGGCTCTAATTCCCCATACGGATAGGCTTCATTATCAAATGCGTAAGTACAGCTGACCCAAGGTAGTCTAGCCTTGATATCTTTAAATACCGAAATGCCACCTACCCCTGAGTCAAACATCAAGATTCTAGTTTCAGACATTGGCACTCTTAATAAGGTTTGAACAAATGTTGTGGTTAGCTACTTTAGCAAAATACACCGCATAGTTAAGCCATCAATCATTGTATTAAAATAAAATATAAGCGTAGTTTTATACGTAAGCTGTTATATACATCAAAATAACTCATGCACACAATCTATACTCTCAATGCCGATGAGTATAGAATCTGCGCCTCTTGTTTCAATTCAGGAAAAGTGAATGGCCAACCCAAATGTAAACTCTGAGTCTTATCAGCTACAACTCGATGATAAAACAGTACGTCTACAAGAGATGTTTAGCGAATATACGATGCCCGCATTAGAAGTATTTACTTCTGATGAGGATCATTATCGAATGCGTGCAGAGTTCCGCGTGTGGCACGAAGGTGAAGACCTGTACTACGTGATGTTTAATCAAGAGACACGTGAGAAATATCGTGTTGACCAATTTCCTGTCGCGAGTCGCTTAATAAATGATTTGATGCCTCTATTAATAGAAGCCGTCAAAGAACACGACATACTCCGCCACAAGCTTTTCCAAGTGGATTTTCTTTCTACTCTAAGTGGCGAGATTTTAGTGTCTTTGCTTTACCACAAGCAACTTGATGAAGAATGGCAACAACATGCCAAAGCACTGAAACAGCGACTTAATGATGAAGGCTTTAATTTAAATCTTATTGGTCGCGCCAGAAAGATGAAGATTGTCTTAGACAGAGACTATGTTATCGAGAAGCTGAATGTATTTGGTAAAACTTATACCTACCAGCAAGTAGAAAATAGTTTCACCCAGCCAAACGGTCATGTGGCAGAGAAAATGCTGGAATGGGCGGTAGACTGTACTAAAGATTCGAGCGGTGACTTATTAGAGCTTTACTGTGGCAACG is a genomic window of Vibrio neonatus containing:
- a CDS encoding RNA recognition motif domain-containing protein, translating into MNSNKSLLIVFILAIAGSALVSFLSIDSSIAFGIGVVVTALILWQKPASSTTSKPTSSAQVTTTTNTENTTLYVGNLSYKASESHVKELFEEYGTVYSVRLMKDKRTGKRRGFGFVEVGHDDADSMIAKLNEYEYMQRTIKVRIANEPKHPSEAES
- the murI gene encoding glutamate racemase, with the protein product MSETRILMFDSGVGGISVFKDIKARLPWVSCTYAFDNEAYPYGELEPNQLIRRVESYVKHFVETQNIALVVIACNTASTIVLTKLREKITIPIVGVVPAIKPASQRSSKGVGLIATPATVTREYTHELIRHFAYGKDVVMLGTTKLVDMAEQKLRGVPVDLDSLEKVLRPLKGSVDVAVLGCTHFPLLRDEIYQVLGEGVVLIDSGDAISRRVEFLLQDRCLSGSRNEVSYDVYCSTEPHHKSALQLSFTELGFSEIKIQPLKDA
- the trmA gene encoding tRNA (uridine(54)-C5)-methyltransferase TrmA produces the protein MANPNVNSESYQLQLDDKTVRLQEMFSEYTMPALEVFTSDEDHYRMRAEFRVWHEGEDLYYVMFNQETREKYRVDQFPVASRLINDLMPLLIEAVKEHDILRHKLFQVDFLSTLSGEILVSLLYHKQLDEEWQQHAKALKQRLNDEGFNLNLIGRARKMKIVLDRDYVIEKLNVFGKTYTYQQVENSFTQPNGHVAEKMLEWAVDCTKDSSGDLLELYCGNGNFSLALAQNFNRVLATELAKPSVDSAQFNIRANEIDNVQIIRMSAEDFTDAMEGKREFRRLKQANVDLKSYDCNTIFVDPPRSGMDEGTCRMVQGYERILYISCNPETLKDNLEILGETHNITRYALFDQFPYTHHMEMGIFLERKA